One region of Vigna angularis cultivar LongXiaoDou No.4 chromosome 10, ASM1680809v1, whole genome shotgun sequence genomic DNA includes:
- the LOC108335870 gene encoding E3 ubiquitin-protein ligase MPSR1, which yields MASGTEVPENSVFERFDRNRDITLFLPFLFGLSEAAPGRDGDDPRHENGNTEGPQRQRIILVNPFTQGMVVIDADSRLEALFRELGSGKGGRPPASKESIEAMPSVEVGEGEDLECVVCLEEFEVGVVAKEMPCKHKFHGDCIEKWLGLHGSCPVCRYEMPVEKNCVMKSEEEGGERRRDGGDEVWVSFSYNRIRRGQDHDQAASSNDDSRSSPEDDAAES from the coding sequence ATGGCTTCAGGAACTGAGGTGCCGGAGAATTCTGTTTTCGAGAGGTTCGACCGAAACAGAGACATAACTCtgtttcttccctttctctttggcCTCTCTGAGGCCGCCCCAGGAAGAGATGGCGACGACCCACGTCACGAAAACGGGAACACTGAAGGCCCCCAGCGTCAAAGAATCATCTTGGTGAACCCCTTCACTCAGGGCATGGTTGTCATCGACGCCGACTCGCGCCTCGAAGCTCTGTTTCGCGAACTTGGCAGCGGAAAAGGTGGTCGGCCTCCGGCTTCCAAAGAATCCATTGAGGCCATGCCAAGTGTGGAAGTTGGAGAGGGTGAGGATTTGGAGTGCGTGGTTTGTTTGGAGGAGTTTGAGGTTGGTGTGGTGGCGAAGGAGATGCCGTGTAAGCACAAGTTTCATGGTGATTGTATTGAGAAGTGGTTGGGGCTTCATGGGTCTTGCCCTGTGTGTAGGTATGAGATGCCCGTGGAGAAGAATTGCGTGATGAAGAGCGAGGAAGAAGGGGGAGAGAGGAGAAGGGATGGTGGTGATGAAGTTTGGGTTAGTTTTTCTTACAATAGGATTAGGAGAGGCCAGGATCATGATCAAGCTGCTTCTTCAAATGATGATTCTCGATCAAGTCCTGAAGATGATGCTGCAGAGAGTTAG
- the LOC108335868 gene encoding myb family transcription factor PHL8 isoform X2: MDLQNMQNQSMHFVLSTDAKPRLKWTPELHQRFIEATNQLGGADTTPKSLMRVMGIPGLTLYHLKSHLQKYRLGKSQQLDTSSDSKQEDYIETKSSDGHCSREISLGAQNQITENMQIAQALQMQMEVQRKLYEQIEVQKHLKLRIEAQGKYLQSVLKKAQEALAGYNSAPVGIELTKAELSQLVTIINNACPSSPISELTETRGLSLSCGDRKRDRGTMCSLESSLTSSESSGRKEEKQSMEEIEEFKSSNNASVELPLMGFHTENKASNTGSSNEASGRKRSAATKSNDGKCVVEQPCGKRSGNKFRKPEMLDLNSQCQIDIDSTTSKTLDLNCSLNFWEP; encoded by the exons ATGGATCTACAAAACATGCAAAATCAGAGCATGCATTTTGTGTTGTCCACTGATGCCAAACCAAGGCTAAAGTGGACTCCTGAACTTCACCAACGGTTCATTGAGGCCACAAATCAGCTTGGAGGTGCAGATA CAACTCCAAAGAGTCTTATGAGGGTGATGGGGATTCCAGGACTTACTTTGTACCACCTGAAGAGCCATTTACAG AAATATAGACTTGGGAAAAGCCAACAACTAGATACCAGCTCTGACAGCAAACAAGAAG ATTACATAGAAACCAAGAGCAGTGATGGCCATTGCAGCAGGGAAATCAGTCTTGGGGCCCAGAATCAAATTACTGa AAACATGCAGATAGCTCAGGCCCTCCAAATGCAAATGGAAGTACAAAGGAAACTTTATGAACAAATTGAG GTGCAGAAACATTTGAAGCTCCGAATTGAAGCTCAAGGGAAATACTTGCAATCAGTGCTAAAGAAGGCACAGGAAGCACTTGCTGGATACAATTCTGCCCCAGTGGGGATAGAGCTCACAAAAGCTGAACTTTCCCAGCTTGTCACCATCATCAACAATGCTTGTCCAAGCTCTCCCATCTCAGAACTAACAGAGACAAGAGGGTTGAGTTTAAGCTGTGGGGACAGGAAAAGAGACAGAGGCACTATGTGTTCACTGGAAAGTTCCTTAACATCTTCTGAAAGCTCTgggagaaaggaagagaaacaGTCAATGGAAGAGATAGAGGAGTTCAAAAGCTCCAATAATGCTTCAGTTGAATTGCCGTTGATGGGCTTTCACACTGAGAATAAAGCATCCAACACAGGCTCTAGCAATGAGGCTAGTGGGAGAAAGAGAAGTGCAGCAACAAAATCTAATGATGGTAAGTGTGTTGTTGAACAACCATGTGGAAAAAGAAGTGGCAACAAGTTCAGAAAACCAGAAATGCTTGACTTGAACAGCCAATGCCAGATTGACATCGACTCAACAACTTCAAAAACATTAGACTTAAATTGCAGCTTAAACTTTTGGGAACCATGA
- the LOC108335868 gene encoding myb family transcription factor PHL8 isoform X1, with translation MDLQNMQNQSMHFVLSTDAKPRLKWTPELHQRFIEATNQLGGADKATPKSLMRVMGIPGLTLYHLKSHLQKYRLGKSQQLDTSSDSKQEDYIETKSSDGHCSREISLGAQNQITENMQIAQALQMQMEVQRKLYEQIEVQKHLKLRIEAQGKYLQSVLKKAQEALAGYNSAPVGIELTKAELSQLVTIINNACPSSPISELTETRGLSLSCGDRKRDRGTMCSLESSLTSSESSGRKEEKQSMEEIEEFKSSNNASVELPLMGFHTENKASNTGSSNEASGRKRSAATKSNDGKCVVEQPCGKRSGNKFRKPEMLDLNSQCQIDIDSTTSKTLDLNCSLNFWEP, from the exons ATGGATCTACAAAACATGCAAAATCAGAGCATGCATTTTGTGTTGTCCACTGATGCCAAACCAAGGCTAAAGTGGACTCCTGAACTTCACCAACGGTTCATTGAGGCCACAAATCAGCTTGGAGGTGCAGATA AAGCAACTCCAAAGAGTCTTATGAGGGTGATGGGGATTCCAGGACTTACTTTGTACCACCTGAAGAGCCATTTACAG AAATATAGACTTGGGAAAAGCCAACAACTAGATACCAGCTCTGACAGCAAACAAGAAG ATTACATAGAAACCAAGAGCAGTGATGGCCATTGCAGCAGGGAAATCAGTCTTGGGGCCCAGAATCAAATTACTGa AAACATGCAGATAGCTCAGGCCCTCCAAATGCAAATGGAAGTACAAAGGAAACTTTATGAACAAATTGAG GTGCAGAAACATTTGAAGCTCCGAATTGAAGCTCAAGGGAAATACTTGCAATCAGTGCTAAAGAAGGCACAGGAAGCACTTGCTGGATACAATTCTGCCCCAGTGGGGATAGAGCTCACAAAAGCTGAACTTTCCCAGCTTGTCACCATCATCAACAATGCTTGTCCAAGCTCTCCCATCTCAGAACTAACAGAGACAAGAGGGTTGAGTTTAAGCTGTGGGGACAGGAAAAGAGACAGAGGCACTATGTGTTCACTGGAAAGTTCCTTAACATCTTCTGAAAGCTCTgggagaaaggaagagaaacaGTCAATGGAAGAGATAGAGGAGTTCAAAAGCTCCAATAATGCTTCAGTTGAATTGCCGTTGATGGGCTTTCACACTGAGAATAAAGCATCCAACACAGGCTCTAGCAATGAGGCTAGTGGGAGAAAGAGAAGTGCAGCAACAAAATCTAATGATGGTAAGTGTGTTGTTGAACAACCATGTGGAAAAAGAAGTGGCAACAAGTTCAGAAAACCAGAAATGCTTGACTTGAACAGCCAATGCCAGATTGACATCGACTCAACAACTTCAAAAACATTAGACTTAAATTGCAGCTTAAACTTTTGGGAACCATGA
- the LOC108335867 gene encoding (R)-mandelonitrile lyase-like, protein MICTAHILAHKINNFLTSQALAHCNMELPQINQVHRLLIAFLLFLLATLVLSFPFEPPGNVRQWHMTSDVKEVAGKSYDYIIVGGGTCGCPLAATLSEKFSVLLVERGGSPYGNPLVIERRNYGIPLLETDKYMSVAQSFISQDGVGNVRGRVLGGSSAINGGFYSRASEEFVCRAGWDKKLVKEAYEWVESKVVFPPFYLSPWQSVAEFSILEAGVLPYNGFSLEHIKGTKISGSVFDEFGKRHTSADLLNAGNPKNLTVLINTTVKRILFHHNSYRNETRAKGISFMQSNSTLDEAHEAYIKEVQNSSSRGDVILAAGALGSPQLLLLSGIGPKEQLRRFNISLVRDIEGIGKGMQDNPCIAVLVDSKPQDRLPDPPQIAGITDDYKIIVEASILPLSSNSTRVNVAAKIAMPTSKGALHLNNTDPRLNPSVRFNYLASENDMEECVKMTKLLDRIARSKSIAFFLGESRQEKLTSADVDLRNFCKKNVRTIYHYHGGCTVGSVVDEHYKVYGLKGLRILDGSTFSESPGTNPMATLLMLGRYQGLKILSERNAVSDSNAKDKTK, encoded by the exons atgatttgCACAGCCCACATTTTGGCACATAAAATCAACAACTTCCTCACTAGTCAAGCATTAGCTCATTGTAATATGGAACTTCCACAAATTAACCAAGTCCATAGGCTTCTCATAgcatttttgttgtttcttcttGCAACTTTGGTTCTGTCTTTTCCTTTTGAGCCTCCAG GCAATGTTAGGCAATGGCACATGACTTCTGATGTAAAGGAAGTAGCAGGGAAGTCTTATGACTATATTATAGTGGGTGGAGGCACATGTGGTTGTCCATTAGCTGCTACTCTATCAGAGAAATTCTCTGTGCTGCTTGTAGAAAGGGGTGGTTCACCATATGGGAATCCTTTGGTGATAGAAAGGAGGAACTATGGAATTCCATTACTTGAGACTGACAAATACATGTCAGTGGCACAAAGTTTCATATCACAGGATGGAGTTGGCAATGTGAGAGGAAGAGTTCTGGGGGGGTCATCAGCTATAAATGGGGGCTTTTACAGTAGAGCAAGTGAGGAATTTGTTTGCAGAGCTGGTTGGGACAAGAAGCTGGTCAAAGAAGCTTATGAATGGGTGGAATCAAAGGTTGTCTTTCCTCCTTTTTATCTCTCACCATGGCAATCTGTTGCTGAATTCAGCATACTTGAAGCAGGAGTTTTACCATACAATGGCTTCAGCTTGGAACATATCAAGGGAACCAAGATTTCTGGAAGTGTGTTTGATGAATTTGGAAAGAGACATACCTCAGCAGACCTTCTGAATGCAGGGAACCCAAAGAACCTCACAGTTCTCATAAATACCACTGTCAAGAGAATCCTCTTTCATCACAATA GTTACAGGAATGAAACCAGAGCTAAGGGTATAAGTTTCATGCAGAGCAATAGCACATTAGATGAAGCACATGAAGCCTACATAAAAGAAGTCCAGAATTCAAGTTCAAGGGGTGATGTCATATTGGCAGCAGGTGCATTGGGTAGTCCTCAACTTCTGCTGCTAAGTGGCATAGGGCCAAAAGAACAGCTGAGAAGGTTCAACATTTCGTTAGTGCGTGACATTGAAGGGATTGGGAAAGGAATGCAAGACAACCCTTGTATAGCAGTTTTGGTGGATTCTAAGCCACAGGATAGGCTTCCTGATCCACCCCAAATTGCAGGCATAACAGATGACTACAAAATTATAGTTGAAGCATCAATACTTCCTCTAAGTTCCAATTCCACAAGGGTTAATGTTGCTGCCAAGATAGCTATGCCTACTTCAAAAGGGGCGCTTCACCTGAACAACACAGACCCCAGGCTGAACCCTTCTGTGAGGTTCAACTATCTAGCTAGTGAAAATGACATGGAAGAATGTGTCAAGATGACAAAACTGCTTGACAGAATTGCAAGGTCAAAGTCTATTGCATTTTTCCTTGGTGAGTCACGGCAAGAAAAACTGACATCCGCTGATGTTGATCTAAGAAACTTCTGCAAGAAAAATGTGAGAACAATCTATCATTATCATGGAGGTTGCACGGTTGGATCAGTGGTTGATGAGCACTACAAGGTTTATGGTTTAAAGGGATTGAGAATATTGGATGGCTCGACTTTTTCAGAGTCACCGGGCACAAACCCGATGGCCACCCTTCTCATGCTAGGAAGGTACCAAGGACTCAAAATTCTGAGCGAAAGGAATGCAGTTTCTGACTCAAATGccaaagataaaacaaaatga
- the LOC108334916 gene encoding uncharacterized protein LOC108334916, producing MLTTKSDGERNLEGKGCVGVVDGCDFEWINPTTGVGRALRSKKLSPKFVGPYQITRKIGPVAYEMTLPPQLSNLHPVFHVSQLRKYISDPSHILELEDVRLRQDRTLEMKPVRIEDVRTKLYKGKDVLLVKVVWDEKTSDSTWEVEDAMKDLYPHLFPGKT from the exons ATGCTGACGACAAAGAGTGATGGTGAGAGAAACCTTGAAGGAAAGGGTTGTGTTGGTGTCGTTGATGGTTGTGACTTCGAATG GATTAATCCAACTACTGGAGTAGGCAGAGCGTTACGATCAAAGAAATTATCTCCCAAGTTCGTGGGGCCGTACCAGATCACAAGGAAGATTGGACCAGTTGCATACGAAATGACTTTACCTCCACAATTGTCCAACCTTCATCCGGTgtttcacgtttctcaactccGGAAATACATATCGGATCCCTCACACATATTGGAGctagaggacgttcgtcttcgacaagaccgaacgctggagaTGAAGCCGGTTCGCATTGAAGACGTTCGCACTAAGTTATACAAAGGAAAGGACGTTCTGTTGGTGAAAGTGGTGTGGGATGAAAAGACAAGCGACTCTACGTGGGAAGTTGAAGATGCCATGAAGGACTTATACCCTCATCTATTCCCTGGTAAgacttaa